The nucleotide window CCGATCGGCACGCCGAACACCTCCGGAGTACCGCCGCCGATGTCGATCGCGGAATCCGCAAGCAGCTCGCCGGTCGACCGGCGGGTCAGGTTGCTGCTGGCCAGCCAGACCCACGGGTTGGTAAAGTCGGTTCCCCAGTTCTTGTCCGCGTAGCCGAAAGAGGTCTCCGGCGTCACCCGGTACTCCTCACCGTCGATCGTGACCGTGCCCCGGTAGAGGGTCTTCATCCCCTCGGCGTGCCAGAACATCGTGAAGGCGTTGAGCCTGCGGAAGAACGCCGATGCGCCGTATCCCACGTTCAGCGCCAGCTTCTTGTCGATCTCGAGGTCCCAGCGCATCCGTCCGCTGTCGCTCATGTATTCCGGATGCTGAGCCACCTCCTCCTGGCTGTGGCTTACCTCACCGGTTATGTGGGTCTCGGTCAGCCGGGCCGTGCCCACGCTGAGTTCGAGCCGATCCGTGGCGATCGTCGCGTTCGCTACCGGGTGGAAGGCGTGCAGCTGCTTCTTGAGGGAGCCGGCACCCCAGGAGCCCGCCTTGAGCATCACATAGGACGGGATCTGCCCCACCGGGGGCTGGCCGAATGCGACGACGGCGGGTGATACCGCCGGGTTGATCACGAAGTACTCAACGAAGAACGCCCGCGCCTCACCGGTCACGGCGTGGTGCCCGGTGAACGAATGCCACCACCAGTCGTATCCTCGACGGCCGAGTCGCCCGGTGAGCATGTAGTGGTTGCGTTCGAGATCAGAGCGGTTCACCGGGCCAGTCTCTCAGCCCAACTGGGCGAAGCCCCGCGCAAACGCCGATTCGAGCATGGCCGGCGGCCAGAGTGTGAAGAGCTCGTGGTCCGGCGGGAGGTCCTCGAACGCGGTGCCGTGCGCCCGGCACGAACGGATGGCGTCGGCCACCTTCTGCAGGGATCCTGCCTGCCGCTGCACGAAGTCCCGGTCCACCACCGACCCGTGGCCGGGCACGATGAGGTCGGACTCGGGCTCACGGGTCGGGTCGGCCTGTTGGGCGGCGAGCCGGGGAGCTCCGTACTCGGCGAAGTGCCGGGGAATCAGGTGGTGGCCGTAGACCACGGCCGACGGCAGGGCGGCGAAGGACTGGTTGCCGAAGGTGTGGTCGTAGTGGGCGTGGGTGTTCACCACCGCCACGATCGGGAGCCCGAACCGGAGGGCGACGTCTCGGATGAGCTCGTCGCCCTCGGCCGGAT belongs to Cryobacterium sp. SO2 and includes:
- a CDS encoding tocopherol cyclase family protein, coding for MNRSDLERNHYMLTGRLGRRGYDWWWHSFTGHHAVTGEARAFFVEYFVINPAVSPAVVAFGQPPVGQIPSYVMLKAGSWGAGSLKKQLHAFHPVANATIATDRLELSVGTARLTETHITGEVSHSQEEVAQHPEYMSDSGRMRWDLEIDKKLALNVGYGASAFFRRLNAFTMFWHAEGMKTLYRGTVTIDGEEYRVTPETSFGYADKNWGTDFTNPWVWLASSNLTRRSTGELLADSAIDIGGGTPEVFGVPIGGKLIVGFHHEGVDYDFNFSRFWTRSKTAYRCTETETEIVWHVTAENPSHALTVDVRCAKEEMLLVNYEAPDGGKRHTKLWNGGTGTGRIRLYEKRGARTLVDDLDMRNIGCEYGAY
- a CDS encoding MBL fold metallo-hydrolase, producing the protein MTESGWLEVGRGVFQRRYDPLDVSVVVAAGPTGLTVIDTRNNPAEGDELIRDVALRFGLPIVAVVNTHAHYDHTFGNQSFAALPSAVVYGHHLIPRHFAEYGAPRLAAQQADPTREPESDLIVPGHGSVVDRDFVQRQAGSLQKVADAIRSCRAHGTAFEDLPPDHELFTLWPPAMLESAFARGFAQLG